One genomic segment of Stigmatopora argus isolate UIUO_Sarg chromosome 18, RoL_Sarg_1.0, whole genome shotgun sequence includes these proteins:
- the tvp23b gene encoding Golgi apparatus membrane protein TVP23 homolog B isoform X1, whose product MPTDQNNDEDVSLFDAEEDAEQRLSKKTKIKHPVASFFHLFFRVGAILVYLLCERIGDGLVGGTVAIILLLSCDFWTVKNITGRLLVALRWWNQVDEDGQSRWIFESRKGGGKAQGSHSEARIFWLGLIVCPLVWVVFAFSTLFQFNIKWLPVVLMGLVLQGANLYGYVRCKVGGRTDLKNMATNYFGRQFLKQTLSKEEES is encoded by the exons ATGCCCACAGAC CAGAACAACGATGAAGACGTCTCGCTGTTTGACGCCGAGGAGGACGCCGAACAGAGGTTGTCCAAAAAGACAAAGATCAA GCACCCAGTGGCGTCCTTCTTCCATCTCTTCTTCAGGGTGGGGGCCATCTTGGTCTACCTGCTCTGCGAGAGGATCGGCGACGGCCTCGTCGGCGGCACGGTGGCCATCATTCTGCTGCTCTCCTGCGACTTCTGGACCGTCAAG AACATCACGGGCCGGCTGCTGGTGGCGCTGAGGTGGTGGAACCAAGTGGACGAGGACGGGCAAAGTCGCTGGATCTTCGAGTCGCGCAAG GGGGGCGGCAAGGCGCAGGGCTCCCATTCGGAGGCTCGGATCTTCTGGCTGGGTTTGATCGTGTGTCCGCTGGTGTGGGTGGTGTTCGCCTTCAGCACGCTCTTTCAGTTCAACATTAAGTGGCTG CCGGTGGTGCTGATGGGCCTGGTGCTGCAAGGGGCCAACCTCTACGGATACGTGCGCTGTAAAGTGGGAGGGAGGACCGACTTGAAAAATATGGCCACCAACTACTTTGGCAGGCAGTTTCTCAAACAG ACGCTGTCCAAAGAGGAAGAATCATAA
- the tvp23b gene encoding Golgi apparatus membrane protein TVP23 homolog B isoform X2, which translates to MPTDNNDEDVSLFDAEEDAEQRLSKKTKIKHPVASFFHLFFRVGAILVYLLCERIGDGLVGGTVAIILLLSCDFWTVKNITGRLLVALRWWNQVDEDGQSRWIFESRKGGGKAQGSHSEARIFWLGLIVCPLVWVVFAFSTLFQFNIKWLPVVLMGLVLQGANLYGYVRCKVGGRTDLKNMATNYFGRQFLKQTLSKEEES; encoded by the exons ATGCCCACAGAC AACAACGATGAAGACGTCTCGCTGTTTGACGCCGAGGAGGACGCCGAACAGAGGTTGTCCAAAAAGACAAAGATCAA GCACCCAGTGGCGTCCTTCTTCCATCTCTTCTTCAGGGTGGGGGCCATCTTGGTCTACCTGCTCTGCGAGAGGATCGGCGACGGCCTCGTCGGCGGCACGGTGGCCATCATTCTGCTGCTCTCCTGCGACTTCTGGACCGTCAAG AACATCACGGGCCGGCTGCTGGTGGCGCTGAGGTGGTGGAACCAAGTGGACGAGGACGGGCAAAGTCGCTGGATCTTCGAGTCGCGCAAG GGGGGCGGCAAGGCGCAGGGCTCCCATTCGGAGGCTCGGATCTTCTGGCTGGGTTTGATCGTGTGTCCGCTGGTGTGGGTGGTGTTCGCCTTCAGCACGCTCTTTCAGTTCAACATTAAGTGGCTG CCGGTGGTGCTGATGGGCCTGGTGCTGCAAGGGGCCAACCTCTACGGATACGTGCGCTGTAAAGTGGGAGGGAGGACCGACTTGAAAAATATGGCCACCAACTACTTTGGCAGGCAGTTTCTCAAACAG ACGCTGTCCAAAGAGGAAGAATCATAA